In Gemmatimonadota bacterium, the following are encoded in one genomic region:
- the pdxA gene encoding 4-hydroxythreonine-4-phosphate dehydrogenase PdxA has product MSTPLYMLADDLAGAHDAAIPFAKRGFAVAALSDPDRMDRFDSADLVVLNTNTRSCGEAEAADRLGAACEAIQARSGWVIYKKIDSTLRGHVGFEIDLVSDMMAFDLVVCAPAFPEMGRTTVGGYHLLRGVPVRGLDMAGPDIPPQHAFIPDLLDNGSGRERAYIDLKTVQGGSAAISRVLNRTRAAPGTTIVVDMADPMGWSGLLDAILEDFEAPAESRPPVSEAASTLLCGSGGMAGALAERLALTRKPRASSSRMPHASSSRKPRAAAPSSPQKDGPVLVFACSLHDTTVRQVEEVKGQKSAAICPFDPLLIVDERKRMGEMDRLTTSVAEVMADGRNAVVTPKRPDRPQLQAWFERLSEAAGGCDPASVVIENLGKVARRLFSAVDPGGIVLTGGETAGSVFHELDSDGAWIFDGIEPGVALAVVAGGPQDGMGVVIKPGSFGGEHTLAKAMERLSPRNGDAPAGGTPCAGGTEAGDTPVGTTRPDSDRAPDDRKGSGGDERPVIGITLGDPNGVGPEIIVKILSQAWVYELCRPLVIGNDHVVRQALSLAGGDSRGKREGGTTAPKLDIRVADHPAAGLYRHGTVDVLNAAHVEIGGLKPGQEQAEAGRLAVESVKRAARLAIAGDIAALVTAPMNKAAMGLAGYAYAGHTELLAEITGTKRFRLALAFDGILVSHATTHVSLRDAIDRLSEEEVLVTLDLVGQALVGMGVAAPRIAVCGLNPHAGEGGLFGDEEIRIIAPALEKAREKSSARSWQIVGPLPPDTVFMRARKGEFDGIIGMYHDQGHIPVKAIAFDRTVNVTLGLPIIRTSVDHGTAFDIAGRGIADAGNLGEALRMAVQLVGDRWSVGSNPGKDAT; this is encoded by the coding sequence ATGAGCACGCCTCTGTATATGCTCGCCGACGATCTCGCCGGCGCTCACGACGCGGCCATTCCCTTCGCGAAGCGAGGTTTTGCGGTGGCCGCGCTGTCTGATCCGGACCGGATGGATCGGTTCGATTCGGCAGATCTGGTCGTGCTGAACACGAACACCCGTTCCTGTGGCGAGGCGGAAGCCGCCGATCGCCTGGGGGCGGCCTGCGAGGCGATTCAGGCCCGATCCGGATGGGTGATCTACAAGAAGATCGACTCGACACTCAGGGGGCACGTAGGCTTCGAAATCGACCTCGTCAGCGACATGATGGCCTTCGATTTGGTCGTATGCGCTCCGGCCTTCCCTGAAATGGGAAGGACGACGGTGGGCGGCTATCACCTGCTTCGCGGCGTTCCGGTCCGGGGCCTGGACATGGCGGGTCCAGACATCCCGCCGCAACATGCCTTCATCCCGGATCTTCTGGACAATGGCTCCGGCAGGGAGAGGGCCTACATCGATTTGAAAACTGTCCAAGGCGGTTCGGCAGCCATCAGCCGGGTCCTCAACAGGACCCGAGCTGCACCGGGTACCACGATCGTAGTGGATATGGCCGATCCGATGGGGTGGAGTGGATTGCTGGACGCGATCCTCGAGGATTTTGAAGCGCCCGCGGAAAGTCGGCCTCCAGTGTCTGAGGCGGCGTCGACGCTGCTCTGCGGCTCAGGTGGAATGGCCGGCGCCCTTGCGGAAAGATTGGCGCTCACGAGGAAGCCGCGGGCCTCGTCGTCCCGGATGCCGCATGCCTCATCGTCCCGGAAGCCGCGAGCTGCCGCGCCATCGTCGCCACAGAAGGACGGCCCCGTCCTTGTCTTCGCCTGCAGCCTGCACGACACGACAGTCCGCCAGGTCGAGGAAGTCAAAGGTCAAAAGTCGGCCGCCATCTGCCCCTTCGATCCCCTATTGATCGTGGATGAGCGAAAGCGCATGGGCGAGATGGATCGGCTGACAACGAGCGTCGCGGAGGTCATGGCGGATGGCCGGAATGCGGTCGTGACTCCGAAACGGCCCGACCGGCCGCAACTTCAGGCGTGGTTCGAACGGCTGTCGGAGGCGGCCGGCGGCTGCGATCCCGCGTCGGTGGTCATCGAAAATCTGGGCAAAGTCGCCCGCCGCCTGTTCTCGGCAGTGGATCCGGGCGGCATCGTACTCACGGGAGGGGAGACCGCCGGAAGCGTCTTTCACGAACTCGATAGCGACGGCGCCTGGATCTTCGACGGGATCGAACCGGGCGTGGCCCTTGCCGTTGTCGCTGGCGGTCCTCAGGATGGCATGGGTGTGGTCATCAAGCCCGGATCCTTCGGCGGCGAACACACCCTGGCAAAGGCCATGGAACGCCTCTCCCCGCGCAACGGTGACGCCCCGGCAGGTGGCACCCCGTGTGCCGGTGGCACAGAGGCCGGTGACACCCCGGTTGGCACCACCAGACCCGATAGCGATCGGGCACCGGACGACCGTAAAGGAAGCGGTGGGGATGAGCGCCCGGTCATCGGCATTACGCTAGGCGATCCGAATGGCGTGGGTCCGGAGATCATCGTCAAGATCCTGTCACAGGCCTGGGTCTACGAACTTTGTCGCCCGCTGGTCATCGGAAATGACCACGTAGTCCGCCAGGCCCTTTCGCTGGCCGGTGGCGATTCCCGGGGCAAGCGTGAAGGCGGAACGACGGCCCCGAAACTGGATATCCGGGTGGCCGACCATCCCGCGGCCGGCCTCTACCGCCACGGCACGGTGGACGTCCTGAATGCCGCGCACGTGGAAATCGGCGGGCTGAAGCCAGGGCAGGAGCAGGCCGAGGCCGGAAGGCTTGCCGTGGAATCCGTGAAGCGGGCAGCCCGCCTGGCGATCGCAGGCGACATCGCCGCCCTGGTCACAGCGCCGATGAACAAGGCGGCCATGGGCCTTGCGGGGTACGCCTACGCCGGCCACACCGAATTGCTGGCCGAGATTACGGGAACGAAGCGTTTCCGGCTCGCGCTGGCCTTCGACGGGATCCTGGTTTCCCACGCGACGACCCACGTATCCCTGCGAGACGCCATCGACCGTCTGTCCGAAGAAGAGGTCCTCGTCACCTTGGACCTGGTCGGCCAGGCTCTGGTCGGCATGGGCGTGGCGGCGCCCCGTATCGCCGTGTGCGGTCTGAACCCCCATGCCGGTGAAGGCGGACTCTTCGGGGACGAGGAAATCCGGATCATCGCCCCCGCTCTCGAAAAAGCGCGCGAGAAATCCAGTGCCCGGAGTTGGCAGATAGTCGGTCCCCTGCCGCCGGACACCGTGTTCATGCGGGCCCGGAAGGGCGAGTTCGACGGGATTATCGGCATGTATCACGACCAGGGACATATCCCGGTCAAGGCCATCGCCTTCGACCGCACCGTGAACGTGACCCTGGGCCTGCCGATCATCCGAACCTCGGTGGATCACGGCACGGCCTTCGATATCGCGGGCAGGGGCATTGCCGACGCCGGCAACCTGGGCGAGGCGCTTCGGATGGCCGTGCAACTGGTTGGCGACCGGTGGTCCGTCGGATCCAACCCGGGGAAAGACGCGACATGA
- a CDS encoding peptide ABC transporter substrate-binding protein, which produces MKKAKRRSTSGMCAILGIIALGWACVLLAGTGPAVSQNTPAVFNSIGKPLPPDAAPLAFQAYRFMRDEPRSLDVSVNLYVGQWNEFLFETLVAKDENGDLIPAAADRWEVSPDGKTWTFYLRETGRWSDGRPVTAHDFVYTFRRSLSYETANPYAAFYSDIVGAKSYSQTPAADPETLGVRAIDDHTLTFETTHPAPYLGLILSVPTSMPVPRWQVEKHGPRWTEEGNCVTNSSYRLTEWKHGSHMDFELNPYYDGPIKGYVEKIHRVFRHPSTANLLPYENDEVGFAEVQANELIRVRRDPELSSELSSNPTDGTWYIFFDTRKPPFNDARVRRAIARAIDRETICRVVLHGAAVPAYSMLPVTFDAHGDYKAYQDFDPEKARKLLAEAGYPGGRGFPTMEMWLRQPRPDIRMVAEVIQGMLREHLGIGITFRSADYPVFTNYMFNWNIDLGLVPFFADYRDPKNMLDMIWRPGSRGRSRHDFENAEFEALLDAADQEIDPDERTEIVRRAERILVEEAGAAFVFHPMTNNLFKPWLRGLKTNRFGGKTVIFTDLYIGEDYPEAR; this is translated from the coding sequence ATGAAGAAGGCGAAACGGCGGTCAACATCGGGTATGTGTGCGATTTTGGGCATCATCGCGCTGGGATGGGCATGCGTGCTGCTCGCCGGCACCGGCCCGGCGGTTTCGCAAAACACCCCCGCTGTCTTCAATTCCATCGGCAAGCCGCTGCCGCCGGACGCGGCGCCCCTGGCATTCCAGGCCTACCGTTTCATGCGCGACGAGCCCAGAAGCCTGGACGTCAGCGTCAACCTTTACGTGGGCCAGTGGAACGAGTTCCTCTTCGAGACCCTGGTCGCCAAGGACGAGAACGGCGACCTCATCCCTGCGGCGGCCGATCGGTGGGAGGTCTCTCCCGACGGTAAGACCTGGACCTTCTATCTGCGCGAAACGGGGCGGTGGAGCGACGGCAGGCCCGTCACGGCCCACGACTTCGTCTATACGTTCCGCAGGTCCCTCTCCTACGAGACGGCCAATCCATACGCCGCGTTCTACAGCGACATCGTGGGCGCGAAGTCCTACAGCCAGACCCCTGCCGCCGATCCGGAAACGCTGGGCGTCAGGGCCATAGACGACCATACGCTGACCTTCGAAACCACCCACCCGGCGCCGTACCTGGGACTCATTCTCTCCGTCCCAACGTCCATGCCGGTGCCCCGGTGGCAGGTGGAAAAGCACGGACCCCGGTGGACCGAGGAAGGGAACTGCGTGACCAATTCGAGTTACAGGCTGACGGAATGGAAGCACGGAAGCCACATGGACTTCGAGCTCAATCCCTATTACGATGGCCCCATCAAGGGCTACGTGGAAAAGATACACCGCGTTTTCCGCCATCCGTCGACCGCCAACCTGCTGCCTTACGAAAACGACGAAGTCGGCTTTGCCGAAGTACAGGCCAACGAGCTGATTCGCGTGCGGCGCGATCCGGAACTGAGTTCGGAACTCAGTTCCAACCCGACCGACGGTACCTGGTACATCTTCTTCGACACCCGCAAGCCCCCCTTCAACGACGCCAGGGTCCGGCGCGCCATCGCACGAGCCATCGACCGGGAGACGATATGCCGCGTCGTGCTGCACGGCGCGGCCGTACCTGCGTATTCCATGCTGCCGGTTACCTTCGACGCTCATGGCGACTACAAAGCCTACCAGGATTTCGATCCCGAAAAGGCGCGGAAGTTGCTGGCAGAGGCCGGTTATCCCGGAGGCCGAGGGTTTCCGACGATGGAGATGTGGCTCAGGCAGCCCAGGCCGGACATCCGGATGGTAGCGGAGGTGATCCAGGGGATGCTCAGGGAACATCTGGGCATCGGCATCACCTTCCGCAGCGCCGACTACCCGGTATTCACCAATTACATGTTCAACTGGAACATCGACCTGGGCCTGGTGCCTTTCTTCGCGGATTACCGGGACCCGAAGAACATGCTGGACATGATCTGGCGTCCCGGCAGCCGGGGACGAAGCCGCCACGATTTCGAAAACGCCGAATTCGAAGCTTTGCTGGACGCGGCGGACCAGGAAATAGATCCCGATGAACGTACGGAGATAGTTCGCCGGGCCGAACGCATCCTGGTCGAGGAGGCGGGTGCGGCCTTCGTCTTCCACCCCATGACCAACAACCTGTTCAAACCGTGGCTCAGAGGGCTCAAAACCAACCGGTTCGGCGGCAAGACCGTGATCTTCACGGATCTCTATATCGGTGAGGATTATCCCGAGGCGAGGTAA
- a CDS encoding integration host factor subunit beta has translation MSNTGIAETATSTIKENGMTKADIVARIAQSTGMTKVDTAEVLNALLDSISSALGRGEKIELRGFGIFKVKERKARVARNPKTGTGIRIPPCVVPVFKPSDHLKDRVQKQD, from the coding sequence TTGTCGAATACCGGTATCGCTGAAACGGCAACATCTACGATCAAGGAGAATGGTATGACTAAGGCCGATATCGTGGCTCGTATCGCACAGTCCACCGGGATGACCAAGGTGGATACCGCGGAAGTGCTGAACGCGTTGCTGGATTCGATCTCATCCGCCCTGGGCAGGGGCGAAAAGATCGAACTGCGCGGATTCGGCATATTCAAAGTGAAGGAAAGAAAGGCGCGCGTCGCCCGCAATCCCAAGACGGGGACGGGCATCAGGATACCCCCGTGCGTCGTGCCCGTTTTCAAACCGTCCGATCACCTCAAGGATCGCGTGCAGAAACAAGACTGA
- the sppA gene encoding signal peptide peptidase SppA, giving the protein MARKSDWIIGGLLGGGVLVIVVVMALLIAGPMLSSDSSFSGAGGGRIALVEVRGPITRAEDTVKQLIKYREDESVRAIVLRIESPGGAVAPTQEIFDELRKTREADKIIVASMGSVAASGGYYIACAADSIVANPGTITGSIGVITVAPSAEDLFEKIGIDWQVVKSGRHKDIGSMSRGMTDEELGIVQSVVDDVYDQFVGAVASYRPLSREEVVEVADGRIYTGNQALPLGLVDRLGTYQDAIALAGKMAGLPEKPSVVRQPPKTFFEMLMENMETMTDLYSPGIVEYRYR; this is encoded by the coding sequence ATGGCGCGCAAATCGGACTGGATAATCGGCGGCTTGCTCGGCGGCGGAGTGCTGGTGATCGTGGTGGTCATGGCGCTGCTCATCGCCGGTCCCATGCTGAGCAGCGACAGTTCTTTTTCCGGCGCGGGCGGCGGGCGCATCGCCCTCGTCGAGGTCAGGGGACCGATCACCCGGGCCGAGGACACGGTCAAACAGCTTATCAAGTACCGCGAAGACGAATCCGTGCGGGCCATCGTGCTCCGCATCGAGAGCCCCGGCGGCGCCGTAGCCCCCACGCAGGAAATCTTCGATGAACTGCGCAAGACCCGGGAAGCGGACAAGATCATCGTCGCATCCATGGGCAGCGTGGCAGCGTCGGGCGGATACTACATCGCCTGCGCGGCCGATTCCATCGTGGCCAATCCCGGGACCATAACCGGAAGCATCGGCGTGATCACCGTCGCGCCGAGCGCCGAAGATCTGTTCGAAAAGATCGGTATCGACTGGCAGGTCGTCAAAAGCGGCCGGCACAAGGACATAGGTTCGATGAGCCGCGGCATGACCGACGAGGAATTAGGAATCGTACAATCCGTGGTCGACGATGTATACGACCAGTTTGTCGGAGCAGTAGCCAGCTATCGTCCGCTTTCCCGCGAGGAAGTGGTTGAAGTGGCGGACGGGCGGATATACACCGGAAACCAGGCCCTGCCCCTGGGACTCGTGGACCGCCTGGGCACCTACCAGGACGCGATTGCCCTGGCCGGCAAGATGGCCGGGCTGCCGGAAAAGCCCAGCGTGGTCCGGCAGCCGCCCAAGACGTTTTTCGAGATGCTGATGGAGAACATGGAGACGATGACCGATCTGTATTCGCCGGGCATTGTCGAATACCGGTATCGCTGA